Proteins co-encoded in one Streptomyces roseochromogenus subsp. oscitans DS 12.976 genomic window:
- a CDS encoding TadE/TadG family type IV pilus assembly protein, which translates to MLSGPRGRVHFWRGQVRSWRGSVRSWREPVHAWLGRRYASRRGPAAADQGLSTVEVVILAPVMILFILVLVAFGQLVDGRGAIDGAARDAARAGSIQKDHALAMSEARRAAESDLADVCSGPVSVVQTSSGFNPDVDPFFTVEVSCQVRGLATLGLNVPTQLSARFSSPLDPYRRSA; encoded by the coding sequence ATGCTCTCCGGGCCGAGGGGGCGGGTGCACTTCTGGCGAGGACAGGTGCGGTCCTGGCGGGGGTCGGTGCGGTCCTGGCGGGAGCCGGTGCACGCCTGGCTGGGACGGCGATACGCCTCCCGACGCGGACCGGCCGCCGCCGACCAGGGCCTGTCCACGGTCGAGGTGGTCATCCTCGCCCCCGTGATGATCCTCTTCATCCTGGTGCTGGTGGCCTTCGGGCAACTCGTCGACGGGCGGGGCGCGATCGACGGCGCGGCCCGGGACGCGGCACGGGCCGGCTCCATCCAGAAGGACCACGCGCTCGCGATGTCCGAGGCGCGCAGGGCCGCCGAGTCGGATCTGGCGGACGTCTGCTCCGGCCCGGTCTCGGTGGTCCAGACGAGTAGCGGTTTCAACCCGGATGTCGACCCGTTCTTCACGGTGGAGGTCAGCTGCCAGGTCAGGGGCCTTGCCACGCTGGGCCTCAATGTGCCGACCCAGCTGTCCGCCC
- a CDS encoding TadE family protein, translated as MTAIEFVLLTPVLFFMIFATVQFALYFFADHVAQAAAQAGARKARATADEQPGAWRGEARGVADSYIRQLGPQLVLSPDVQTVQPEQHTVGVEISARIPTVFPGLDLTVHARSVGPVERFVKEGGN; from the coding sequence ATGACCGCGATCGAGTTCGTGCTGCTCACGCCGGTCCTCTTCTTCATGATCTTCGCGACCGTCCAGTTCGCCCTGTACTTCTTCGCGGACCACGTGGCCCAGGCCGCGGCCCAGGCGGGGGCCCGCAAGGCTCGTGCCACGGCCGACGAGCAGCCCGGCGCATGGCGCGGTGAGGCGCGGGGCGTGGCCGACTCCTACATCCGCCAGCTCGGTCCGCAGCTGGTGCTCTCACCGGACGTACAGACCGTCCAGCCGGAGCAGCACACGGTCGGGGTGGAGATCTCGGCGCGGATACCGACCGTGTTCCCGGGCCTGGACCTCACTGTCCACGCGCGGTCGGTGGGGCCGGTGGAGCGGTTCGTGAAGGAGGGCGGGAACTGA
- a CDS encoding type II secretion system F family protein, translating to MSLTLPIVVGVAFGLGVYALIRALMPSRRSAVAQVARIDALRARGTAYGSARQTREAQGRLGSLRARVGVRVSEFYLQQGWEQRSLRADLAVLERSWENFLATKVLLAVAGLIFGPFLFAVVWTMGFGSSPVIPVWLALLCAALFFFLPDLEVRRDAADKRRDLRRVIGAYLDLVSMSLAGGRGLPEALMAAAEISDGWANQRIRNALADARITGHSQWHALGMLGEELGVEELKDLSASLALVQDDGAKVRESLASRAETMRHRELAEIEGSAGEKSQSMLVAQLLLCAGFLVFLIFPAAMRVFQV from the coding sequence ATGAGTCTCACGCTGCCGATCGTCGTCGGAGTCGCCTTCGGTCTGGGCGTCTACGCGCTGATCCGGGCCCTGATGCCGTCCAGACGCAGCGCGGTCGCCCAGGTCGCGCGGATCGACGCGCTGAGGGCGCGCGGAACGGCGTACGGTTCAGCGCGCCAGACGAGGGAGGCCCAGGGCCGGCTCGGCTCGCTGCGCGCCCGCGTCGGAGTCCGCGTCTCGGAGTTCTACCTCCAGCAGGGCTGGGAACAGCGCTCGCTCCGCGCTGACCTGGCTGTCCTGGAACGGAGTTGGGAGAACTTCCTCGCGACCAAGGTGCTGCTGGCGGTGGCCGGTCTGATCTTCGGGCCGTTCCTCTTCGCCGTGGTCTGGACGATGGGCTTCGGCTCCAGCCCGGTCATCCCGGTCTGGCTAGCCCTGCTGTGCGCGGCTCTGTTCTTCTTCCTGCCCGATCTGGAGGTACGGCGGGACGCGGCCGACAAGCGCCGGGACCTGCGCCGGGTCATCGGCGCGTACCTGGACCTGGTGTCGATGAGCCTGGCCGGCGGACGCGGTCTGCCGGAGGCGCTGATGGCGGCGGCCGAGATCTCCGACGGCTGGGCCAACCAGCGCATCCGCAACGCACTGGCCGACGCCCGGATCACCGGGCACAGCCAGTGGCACGCCCTGGGGATGCTCGGCGAGGAGCTGGGCGTGGAGGAGCTGAAGGACCTCTCCGCCTCCCTGGCGCTGGTGCAGGACGACGGCGCCAAGGTACGCGAGTCACTCGCCTCCCGCGCCGAGACCATGCGGCACCGCGAACTCGCCGAGATCGAGGGCAGTGCGGGCGAGAAGTCCCAGTCGATGCTCGTGGCACAGTTGCTGCTGTGCGCCGGCTTCCTGGTGTTCCTGATCTTCCCGGCGGCGATGCGGGTGTTCCAGGTGTGA